Genomic segment of Umezawaea sp. Da 62-37:
CGCCTCGACGGCTACGACTTCTTCCTCCCGAACGACGCCGAGGCGACCCACTACACCCGCAAGGACACCGCCGAGGAAGCCGCCGTCGCCCTCGCCGAATTCGTCCCCGTGGTCGTCGTCACCCGAGGCGGCGGCGGCGCGTTCGCCTACGACTCCTCCACCGGCGAGAAGGCCGACGTCCCAGGCCTCAACGTCGCACCACTCGACTCCACCGGCGCGGGCGACGTCTTCGGCGCCGGCTTCGTCCTAGGCACCCTCGCGGGCTGGCCGCTGGAACACCGCGTCCGCTTCGCCAACCTCTGCGCCGCCCTGTCCGTCCAGCACTTCGGCGGCTCCCTCTCCGCCCCCGGCTGGGGAGACATCGCCGCCTGGTGGCGCACCGTGGGCAAACGCGACGAGGGCGACCTGCGCGCCTACAGCTTCCTCGACGACCTGCTACCCGGCCACACCAACTCCGAGGTCCGCCGCGCCAGCGCCACCATCAGACTCCACGGCCCGCATTAACACGGCCAACCACCAACCAACCAGGAGCAGGTCAGGGCTGCCCAACCACAACGGCACCCAACCCGACCTGCCTTCGACCACCCATCGAGCAGCACTCGTCCGCCGTGCGGCCGGCTTTACTCGGGGTTTTTCGGCCCTGCACTTTCGACGGCGAGCAGGAGCACTACCACCTGCCCTTTTAGACCGCCGAGGGCCAAAAAGAGGGGCCCCAAGTCAAGCCGGCCGCACCCGGAGCACGGCGGCTCCGACCCCCAGCGACCCATCCCAACACCCAACGACCCACCCCAACACCCGGTGACCCCCACCACCCCACACCCCATCACCCACGGTGTACCCCCCACCCCGATCGGGTACTACCACCCCGTACCACGGTGATCCTCGTGCACGCCCTTACCAGCGCCACAACAGCGCAGGAGTAGTTTCACACCCGTCGCCGGTGTGATCGAGCAGAAACTGCCCTTCGTCGAGCAACCTGACCACGGTCCCGTGCGACTTATAAGGACAAGGGGAATTCTCCGCCGGAAGGGGTTGCGGGTTTCGTGTTCGCGCGTGCGACGGGACTGGTCAAGTTGGTGGGGTTGTGCCTCGCGGCGGGCGTGCTGCTCGCGGCGGTCATGTTCCCCGTCGTCGGGGGGCTGGGCCTCGCGTCCAACCGCGCGGCGGACACGGTGGACCAGACTTCCGGTGAACTGGCCAAGGGGGAGCTGCCCCTGGTGACCACCGTCCTGGACATGAACGGCGCTCCCATCGCGTACCTGTACGACCAGTACCGGATCCCGGTGTCGTTCGACCAGATCTCGGACACCATGAAGGCCGCGATCATCGCGATCGAGGACAAGCGGTTCTTCGAGCACGGTGGTGTCGACTGGCAGGGCATCGCCCGCGCGGCCGCCAAGGCGGGCGCCGAGGGCGAGGTGTCGCAGGGCGCGTCGACCCTGACGCAGCAGTACGTGAAGAACTACCTCGCGTTCGTCATCGGCGGGGGTTCGGACGAGGCGTACGAGAAGGCGACCGAGGCGACCGCGGCCCGCAAGCTGCGCGAGGCCCGTGTGGCCCTGCAGCTCGAGCAGGTGATGACGAAGAACGAGATCCTCACCGCGTACCTGAACATCGTCCCGTTCGGCAACGGCACCTACGGCATCGGCGCGGCGGCCAAGGCGTACTTCGACACCACCCCGGACAAGCTGACCGTGCCGCAGGCGGCGATGCTCGCCGGCCTGGTCAACCAGCCCAGCGTGCTGAACCCCGGCAACGGCGTGGAAGCCGCGATCAAGCGCCGCAACACGGTGATCGACCGGATGCGCGACAACAACGCGTTCGGCACCGACAAGGTGGCCGCGGACGCGAAGGCCACCGAGTTCAAGGCCGCCGAGGCCGGTGTCGTGCCGGACCTCAAGCTGCTGCCCAACGGCTGCGTCGGCGCCGGTGACGGCCCGGTGTACGGCTTCTTCTGCCGCTACCTGGTCGACTACCTGACCAAGTACGGCTTCACCGAGGACCAGCTGCTGCGCGGCGGCTACACGATCAAGACCACGATGGACCCGGTCGCGACCCGTGCCGCCAAGGAAGCCGCCGAGGGGCAGGTCCCCAAGGACACCGAGGGCGTCGCCAACGCGATGGCGGTCGTCGAGCCGGGCGCGGACAAGCACCGCGTGCGCGCGCTGGCCGCGAACCGCGACTTCGGCAACAACGCCGAGGCCGGTCAGAGCGCCTACTCGCTCCCGGCCGAGGTGACCCGCTTCGGCGCGGGCTCCATCTACAAGGTGTTCACGGCCGCGGCGGCGCTGGAGAAGGGCGTCACCGGGATCGACAAGGAGATCGACGTCCCGAACGTCTACACGTCGAAGGTCTTCAAGGACGGCAGCAAGCCGTACACGGTCCGCAACTACTCCAACGGCGCCGACCAGAAGATGACGCTGACCAAGGCGCTGGCGACCTCGCCCAACACCGGCTTCATCATCCTGGAGGAGAAGGCCGGCCTCGACAACGTCGTGGACATGGCCTACAAGCTCGGCCTGCGCGAGACGATGCACGACGTGAACAACGCGGGCGACCCGCTGAAGGCCGACGGCTCGAACGGCCCGTCGCAGGGCGACCAGTTCAAGCAGGACAACAGCG
This window contains:
- a CDS encoding transglycosylase domain-containing protein, whose translation is MFARATGLVKLVGLCLAAGVLLAAVMFPVVGGLGLASNRAADTVDQTSGELAKGELPLVTTVLDMNGAPIAYLYDQYRIPVSFDQISDTMKAAIIAIEDKRFFEHGGVDWQGIARAAAKAGAEGEVSQGASTLTQQYVKNYLAFVIGGGSDEAYEKATEATAARKLREARVALQLEQVMTKNEILTAYLNIVPFGNGTYGIGAAAKAYFDTTPDKLTVPQAAMLAGLVNQPSVLNPGNGVEAAIKRRNTVIDRMRDNNAFGTDKVAADAKATEFKAAEAGVVPDLKLLPNGCVGAGDGPVYGFFCRYLVDYLTKYGFTEDQLLRGGYTIKTTMDPVATRAAKEAAEGQVPKDTEGVANAMAVVEPGADKHRVRALAANRDFGNNAEAGQSAYSLPAEVTRFGAGSIYKVFTAAAALEKGVTGIDKEIDVPNVYTSKVFKDGSKPYTVRNYSNGADQKMTLTKALATSPNTGFIILEEKAGLDNVVDMAYKLGLRETMHDVNNAGDPLKADGSNGPSQGDQFKQDNSGSFTLGPGATSVLELSNVAATIVGHGTWCPPTPVEEVLDRDGKPVPLKEPACEQAVAPELADSLAVGMSQDAVSGTAAGAARGFNRPMIGKTGTTENYWSVAFIGATPQYAGAVMTFTDGVAPQIICNAAAPRLCGNGSTVGLTGGEVAAPTWFNAMKVIHEGKPVVPLPPAAPRYK